A stretch of the Cucurbita pepo subsp. pepo cultivar mu-cu-16 chromosome LG16, ASM280686v2, whole genome shotgun sequence genome encodes the following:
- the LOC111777714 gene encoding uncharacterized protein LOC111777714 — translation MILDSEEEELIEIVKFFEEEVEEKEEEANYAELEDEEEILLMSYVELNQSRKEDVWFLDSGCSNHMCANKEWFSDFDEEFQQSVKLGNNFKMTVWEKVTSDCKLLESLIRKVCLYFLAEKFEALTIFKSFKNHVEKEIGDFIRCLRTDRGGEFTSLEFNNFCKTNGISRQLTTVYTPQQNGVAEGKYRTIMNMVRSILSEKQVPENFWPEAVDWTMHVLNRSSIVVVKDMTPEEAWSGVKPNVDYFRVFGCIGHVYVSDNKRKKLDDKNSNIKGSEHDLSEEESKEEIIAEEEGDVSISSSESSESNSSASEESTLEVRNKRAPLWMEDYVSGREFSKEAENNNLVLLTSSTDPTTFEEVVQSSKWRAAMNLEIEAIERN, via the exons ATGATACTAGATTCGGAGGAAGAGGAGTTGATCGAGATCGTGAAGTTTTTCGAGGAAGAGgtagaggaaaaggaagag GAAGCAAATTATGCTGAGCttgaggatgaagaagaaatcttgTTGATGTCATATGTGGAGCTCAATCAATCAAGGAAGGAAGATGTTTGGTTCCTTGATTCGGGATGTAGCAATCATATGTGTGCAAACAAGGAATGGTTCTCAGATTTTGACGAGGAATTTCAACAATCTGTGAAGCTTGGAAATAATTTCAAGATGACGGTGTGGGAAAAGGTAACATCAGATTGCAAGTTGCTAGAGTCACTCAT CCGCAAGGtgtgtttatattttcttgctgAAAAGTTTGAAGCCCTTACTATCTTTAAGAGTTTCAAAAATCATGTTGAGAAAGAGATTGGAGATTTTATTCGTTGTCTACGCACAGACAGAGGTGGAGAGTTCACCTCTCTCGAGTTCAACAATTTTTGCAAAACTAATGGTATCAGTAGACAACTTACTACAGTCTACACTCcccaacaaaatggtgtagcTGAGGGCAAGTACAGAACAATTATGAACATGGTTAGAAGTATATTATCAGAGAAGCAAGTTCCAGAGAATTTCTGGCCAGAAGCAGTAGACTGGACAATGCATGTGCTCAATAGAAGTTCTATAGTGGTAGTGAAAGATATGACTCCTGAGGAGGCTTGGAGTGGCGTAAAACCTAATGTTGAttattttcgagtttttgGGTGCATTGGGCATGTTTATGTATCAGACAATAAGAGAAAGAAGTTAGATGATAAAA ATAGTAATATAAAGGGAAGTGAACATGACCTAAGTGAGGAAGAATCTAAAGAGGAGATAatagcagaagaagaaggagacgTTAGTATATCTTCCAGTGAGTCATCTGAATCAAATTCCTCAGCATCTGAAGAAAGCACTCTCGAAGTGAGAAACAAAAGAGCACCATTATGGATGGAAGATTATGTGAGCGGGAGAGAATTTTCTAAAGAAGCTGAGAACAACAATTTAGTTCTATTAACCTCAAGTACAGATCCGACTACCTTTGAAGAAGTtgttcaaagttcaaaatggAGAGCTGCAATGAACTTGGAGATAGAAGCCATCGAACGAAATTAG